In a single window of the Leptidea sinapis chromosome 47, ilLepSina1.1, whole genome shotgun sequence genome:
- the LOC126978071 gene encoding uncharacterized protein LOC126978071, whose protein sequence is MTNFDTERVIVEVQCRPAIWDQSSEIFKDRDAKSKAWLDICKVLFENFDDWSEAEKNIQVKKLQQRWKTARDTYIRVRSTKKKLKSGSGSRANKTYVYYNMLSFLDSNSNTQGEESADNFNQSVEQNASPRTSQNNTIIEEDLINVPSTSSSVTKETRSSKKRKCESPTDFELELLNYVKNNTADNMDEDLNFFKSLLPTVKKLSCFKKLLFRTKVLQALIDIEKEMIITIDDLSLTQNTVTNDLESLNVRSDTNNE, encoded by the exons atgacaaattttgATACAGAAAGGGTAATTGTTGAAGTTCAGTGTCGTCCTGCCATATGGGACCAATCAAGCGAAATATTTAAAGACCGGGACGCTAAATCAAAAGCATGGCTAGACATTTGTAAAGTACTGTTTGAAAATTTTGATGACTGGAGTGAAGcagaaaaaaacatacaag TGAAAAAGCTGCAGCAAAGATGGAAAACTGCAAGAGACACTTATATAAGAGTGAGgtctactaaaaaaaaacttaaatcaggCTCCGGTTCCAGGGCAAATAAAACATACGTTTACTATAACATGCTGTCATTTTTAGATTCAAACTCGAATACTCAAGGAGAAGAATCGGCAGACAATTTTAATCAGTCAGTAGAGCAAAACGCGTCACCGAGAACTTCACAAAATAATACGATTATTGAAGAAGATTTGATTAATGTACCTAGCACCAGCTCCAGCGTTACCAAAGAAACACGATCTTCCAAGAAACGTAAGTGCGAATCGCCAACTGATTTCGAATTAGAGTTGTTAAATTACGTGAAGAATAACACTGCAGATAATATGGACGAAgacttgaatttttttaagtcaTTATTACCAACTGTAAAAAAATTGAGttgctttaaaaaattattatttcgtacGAAAGTATTACAAGCTTTAATTGATATTGAAAAAGAAATGATTATTACCATTGATGACCTTTCATTAACGCAAAATACGGTAACGAATGATTTAGAATCCTTAAATGTAAGATCAGATACGAACAATGAATAA